In a genomic window of Zingiber officinale cultivar Zhangliang chromosome 9B, Zo_v1.1, whole genome shotgun sequence:
- the LOC122022826 gene encoding uncharacterized protein At2g39795, mitochondrial-like, which translates to MAFSAAFCLATSIASHLVACSLSRSLDPRLSTPTSDSNLLQGVDSEIKCALESDDYDRVEEIPSGFPFEIQDEKGINTITLKRNYHGERVSSDLDENMHKSFHKYLEIRGISPLTINFLHEYMINKDSREYLLWFKNLKQFVQK; encoded by the exons ATGGCCTTCTCTGCTGCCTTCTGCCTTGCCACTTCCATTGCCTCTCATTTAGTTGCCTGCTCCCTTTCCAGGAGTCTCGACCCTCGCCTCTCGACC CCAACCTCCGACTCCAACCTCCTTCAAGGTGTCGACTCTGAGATCAAGTGCGCATTGGAATCTGACGATTATGACAGG GTGGAGGAGATACCAAGTGGCTTTCCTTTTGAGATCCAAGATGAGAAGGGAATAAACACTATTACTCTGAAGAGAAACTATCATGGAGAGAGAGTATCGAG TGATCTGGATGAGAATATGCATAAATCCTTTCACAAGTATCTAGAGATAAGAGGAATTTCCCCTTTGACAATCAATTTCCtgcatgagtacatgataaataaAGACAGTCGTGAGTATTTGTTGTGGTTTAAGAATTTGAAGCAGTTTGTCCAAAAGTAG